AAAACTTTTGTGAGAAGACTGTTAAATACAGTCTTTACCAGGTTTTCTTCAGTGAAATGTATTTCACTCAGTCTCAGAAACTAAGCAACATGGCAGATTCACAGCTTTCTAGGTAAAACTTGTGTTTTAATGAGCTCTTAGAGAAGAATGAGCCAGGGTAGACCCTTGACTTGCCCCCACATGGCGTAATTAAATGATAGATTAATAACTGTAcctattttctcttctatttatgTCACAACTTGAGCCTAAATTTGGCCACTTTAAATACTAGCAGCTCTGACAGAGCATTTCAACACAACTTCTCTTTCACATTGTTAGCATTTTATAAACTAACTGTACAAGCTCCTGGTTGAGTGTTTATCAGCAGGaaacaaaggcaaagaaagataatttatttaGCTGAATGCCTGATAACAGATATGTGACCAAGAATGAAACACAtcttgtcttttctctctctttttaaggtCATTAGAAATTCATTAAGCCATGGTCATTAGGGATCTGGGATACCCCTGCTGCCAGGCACTGTTTCAAATGTACCTTTTTGACCCTACAGATTTGAGTAATCCCATTATGATTTAGTTTTAGCCACATTCAATCCTTTCCATGTTTTATGGCTTCCATTGCAAGGGCTCTCAGAGACTGAGTGGGCCACGCTCTCTTCTCTCACCCACCTCTAGCAGAATGCCAGCTCCAGGAAATACTTACAATTCAGCGCGGATGTGGCAGAGGCCATGGCCTTCTTTGACTCCATCATTGCAGAACTGGATACAGAGAAACGGCCCCAGGCTGCTGAGACGGACCCACTGAATGAGGACGTGGACTTCGAAGGTAAGAGCTCTAGAAGGAGAGTCTCTCAAGGAGGGCTGGTGGAGCCCAAGACACAGTGGAGGGTGAGTTGGGGTCTTCGGAGGTGACTTCTCTGGCCCCAGGGAAACACCACGTCTGCAAGCAGGATCCTGGCCCTGAGCTTGTTCTCTTTGGAGCCTCTTGCTTAATTGCCCCTGCCTCTGCAACTCCAGCTACCCCTCCAACACTCCAGAGACAACATTTGGACAAAAGCTCCTCTCCTATGGTCCATTTACCACAGCTGAGATGGGCTTAGAACTTTCGTAAGACTTCATAATGGAAAACAATTATTATGTAAAGGGAACAGATATATTATCTTTCAAAATCCAGCTTCTGACCCTGCTTAAGCTAGCTTGTCCCTGGGGCACCACTGTCCACTGGCCCTTTGCCCACTCTGTCGCCCCTTTGCACCCGCACCCCTCTGCATGGCCTTGGGGGACAATGTAGGCAAGGACTGGGTACCATAGAGGGGACAAAAGGAAGGGCTGATGACATCCCTTCTCTCCTTATCAAGCTGGGGGCTTATCACCGGCTTTATCCAGATGGAGAGCAAAGAATTCAACCTGGGAATTAGTTGagcccattttaaaattccacTACTCGGTCATAAATTTCATTAAACTTTGACTTGCCCCAGCACAGTAATTACATGATAATTTTATTCTGGGGATTATTGATGTCTGGTAATAAACAGCCTTTGGTACAAAATACAAagcttttcttgatttttatctaATGTGCAAAAGATCGCATTCTTGGAGTTCATTGTTGTTGCTTTGGTTTCAATAGACCTGAGATTTCAGTTTTCACTGGATTCTGCAAAATTTTATAGACAGTTACACGTACTCTCAAAGTTCATTACACCTTGCAAGGTAATTTGCTTGTCTTCCTTTCTCATCCAACCCTTTTAGTCCTTGACAAAGGACACCCCTTGCCTTAGGAGTCAGGCCTGGGAAACTGAGGATATTCGAGAAAGGATTATGAAATCCATTGAAGATGGAGATGTCATTTTCACagcaataataaaatgaaaatgctcttatgtttttttttctctgatagTAATATCTGCTCATTGTAAATCAAATTAATCAAATAACTCaccaaaatacaaagaagaaagctAAAAGTAGTACCTTTAATTCTATCACCAAGAGATAATAACATGTTTATATTTCACGTATACACTTATACtcacttaaaacaaacaaacattccaacattgaaaagttagaatggccatagcccaaatacccctaaagagtgggataaaaagatcaaaggtgatggtggagctatacagagaaggtagggcttaacaaacgtatgattgctgaatcattaaattgataattcttttagtttccagtatcttagagcagctagaagtaaaagcctaaaactaGAATTGTAACacttaacaaattctgaaatctgttctataactaattactgtgctgtgctttgaaatttattgcttttttgtgtgtgcatatgttatttttcacaaaagggaaagaaaaaaagttgattgtgtgataaaaaaatgttcaaaccttcatagcctcctatattccggagcagctagaaggaaaaatctgagaggatggtatgggagcccatgacaaacgctgggatctgtcctgtaactacttgtttttttgtttgtgttttttttttttggcatgggcagactccgggaatctaacccaggtctccagctcagcaggcgggaatttttgccactgagccaccattgcacggcCCTCTAACtgcatgttgaagagtgcttgaaaactattgcttttttcttactttgctctgtatatatgtgatattatacaataaaaaagttaaaaaacaaacaaacgaacaattATAGCATCTCTTTGCTATTTTGTTGCTGCTCTTTTCACTTAACAATTTACATCACATCTTGGACATTTTCCCGGGTCAGTACATATAACCCTATCACATCATTTTTAAGGGACGCTTAACATTCCATCATCTGCCTACGCCATAATCTCTGTGTCGAATCCCCTTCTCCGGGGTACCAGGACTTTTCTAAGAATGGGCAGTTGTGACCATTGTGTTTTATTAGTATTTGCTTTGAGTCCCCAATCTGATTCACTTTCTCCTTTGCTTTCTGCCCCTCTTGAGGGCACCTCCTTCTCTGCTGCACCCCCTGCTTTTCCCTTCTAGTGGCCACCAGCTCGCGGGAGCACAGCCTGCACTCCAACTGGGTCCTGCGGGCACCACGGAGACACTCAGAGGCCACTGCCGAGCAGGCTGTGCACTCGCTCCACGGCCAGTTCCAAAAGAGCATGGAACGAAGGACCATCAGCACGCAGAGGAGACTCGAGAGGCACCCCATTTACTTGCCCAAGGCCGTGGAAGGAGCACTCAGCACCCTGAAGTTCAAGCCCAAAGCCTGCAAAACAGAGTGAGTGCCTGGACTCAGTAGGATGACCGAGACACTGTCATGGCCTCCAGACTTTTGGGGGTGTTTACGATAGCTTGAGCCTTCCTCCTACGTGAATAattgtttttgtgtatttttttgctGGGGGATGgtcttagatttttttattttgtaatagcCTGTACTGTAACCCATTCCACTGCTGTCACCAATGGTTGCTTCTGTTCTGGATCTGCCCCCCTTTCCTTCTGGCCCCTTCACCCTCACACTTTGTACCTCCATCTTCCATTGTTTCCCCCCAGTGCCAAGGATGCGGGGTCATACGCTACTGAATTGTAATGAGACTTTGGGTTAGAAGAGGGTAGAGTGCCAAGAAGGAACCAATGTCAAATGAATTAGATGTCATTGCCTTTGCCACTCTCTGAGATGGAGTGGTTGCTGGCTGACATATCTTTGGCTACTTTCCTTCCAGATCCTCTCTCCCTCAAGCCTATTTGCCAACTCCAACTATACCCCTTTCCCGTTCTTATTATCTTCTCACTCAGAGCTGTAAGTTCTCTTGGCAGCCCAGGCCATGTTGCAGGGACCTCACCTTTTACAACACAAGGCTGATCCAgctgttttccttcctttctgcaaCAGCTGTCCCACTATGATGGATTCAGGAAGGTAGGGGCTTTCTAAATAGCGTTTTCCTCCCATAGAAATAGACTACATATTAGACATGGCAAAATCATGACCCAGACCTCATCACCCAAACTCCCCTTCAAAGCAAGGAAGGGTCCAGCCTGGGGGCCATCCACGGCCCCCACGATGGCACTGCTTTGTGCTCCaccagggccagggctggggaagCACATGCTTCTCTCCCCTGGGATGGTGATGACCAGAGAACGCCTTTCCCCCAGGTGACCAGCCAAGCTGTCTTTAAACCCTCtgtctctttcctcccttccagccTGGGGAGCTCCAGACAGTTCCTCTTCAACTTCTCGGGAGAAGACATGGAATGGGACACTGAGCTCTTTGCCCCAGAGCCCCTGGAGTCTCCTGGGGAGGACTACTATGAGACAGAGAACCCCAAAGGACAGTGGCTGCTTCGAGAGAGACTCTGGGAGCGGGCTATGCCCTGACTCCACTCGGGTCCCTCGGCCTTTCTCAGGCCAGGTCCAGAGAAAGTGACAGTTTTCAGCGTTAAAGATGGCAATCACAGCCAAGTAAAACCCTTCAACGCATTGGTGCCCAATGAGTGCCAAACAAGACCAGCAGCTTCCCAGAGGATTTGCCTCAGGACACCTGTGGAGCCTTGGTGTCCTTGTAAGAGCGGGTCAGCAGGTTGTCACAGCTGGGCTGGACTTCAGTAGCAGAAGAAACAGAGACCGTGGAGGGGGAGTCCAGGCCACTCCCCCCACTTCTCCAGCCCTGTCCCGGGGGCCTGGTTCTCCTGAGTGACTGTCCATTGTGCTCAGTGTGATAAAAAAGCCTGCCCATGCCTCTCTGGGCCAAAGTTTTCAAAGAGGCAGTTTTTCTTTCCATGAAACCCAGAAACACTGTGGCTGTGGCCTGAAGCTGCCTTCCTGTTTTGCAGAACACAGTTGAGGAGGCGGCTCCTTTTGCCCTAACCCTTTTCACTGTTGTCCCTTGTCTTGGGTTGGGCTGAAGGTGTGGCCAGGGCCTTGGCTGTGGGTGCAGGAGGCGGTGGGTGAGGCAGGGCCCCCCTCCAACCCATTTCCGACCGGTAATTGGTTGGGGAAGAGGAAGATGGAGTTATTTTTCTTCCCCTCTAATTCCCACCCAGACCACCTGTGCCTCTCCCCTCCCCGAATTAAGTGGAGAAACCAGATCATTAAATTCTTTGGGTCTATAAAGAATTTCTGTGTTtcaggaactatctgaatcataattgcattttaaaacatacattctttgcattttaacatacttttttttttttttccatatagttGTACCCACTCGAGTTTGAGAACCAGTGGCCTGGAGATTGCATCCTGGTCTGTCCATTCTCATCCATTTCTGCTGGCATTTCCTTGCAAAACAGGCACCTAAAGGAAAATGCAGGAGACTGACTGCATGAATGCAGGAGAGCCAGTGAGGACAAGGCAGGGAGACTGACCAGGAAGCACCAGCACTCATAAATTAAGCCAAGAATCCTCTAGGAAAAGACCATTTTGAGAACTGGAGAAGGCTTCTCTTCTGCCAGGCTCATGTGATAACACTTCTAATGTCCAGTTTTTAGAAAGAATCTCTCTTTTGTGAGAATTTGGCTATCCCAATCTAAGGATTTGTAATTcctgtgagagaaaaaaataacgaGTAATTCTGTGGCATTCTTAGAAATTTTATATCAACCCATTTTTAGAATGAAAGCATACAGGACATGTTTCAATACTTATGATTTTTTGAGTGTCAACTTCAGTGTTCTggaagtttcttttattttcttgcttatgCTAACCCCGATATAACCAGAAATTTGAGTGAAAAATAACTACTTTGGGAGATTTGTTTTATAAACCGCATTAAAGCACCACAACTTAACGCATCACGAATCTTTCTTTTCCccaaatgtggcctttctttgAGGGTCTAAATATGAACGTTCATTGCTGGGGATAAACCCAGCAGGATAAAGGTCTTTTTACCCTGTTTTGTATCAGACTACACCTTATCGCAGACGGACCCTGGCATTCTGTGGTGAAGAGACTGTGTACATTTTgcttttaaagataagaaaaaaaataaacagggagGGGAGGATGTGTGGAGCCCCGATTTTCATTTTAACACTGATCGCTTGTGGGAAAAGAAacggtgttttttctttttgcttcatgTTTTGCGTCTTTTCGTCTTCTATGCACAGACTGCCTGAAATGAAAATTCCATGACTCAGAAACATAAGGCACTGGCTTCACCTTTGGAGTGCTTTTAGGCCTTTGAAATTGGTGATAAACTCCAGGATCTGGGCGCTGCCTGGTAAATCCTGAGATGGTATCTGCTGGGGCGCTGAGCTAAGTCAGGTCGGAGACAAGACAAGCCGATTCAGTAAAACCAGCTGATTTGACTgattcccacccccccacccccccctttGAATGGTCCAGATAGTCACCTGAATGAGCTGCCTGTTGGCACACCATGCTAAACGCTCTAGCTTTTCCGGGACTGTCTCCATTTTGATATGTGACATCTCCCTGTGCCTGGACACGACCTCAAAAGAGAGCATGTGAGTCCGTAGCATCTGGTTTGCTCTTTAGCCCCTGGTTTCTGGCTCCCACCACAGGGTGTCTTCTCCTCTTTCACTAAGGAAGTTGCGGTGGAGGGTCTTTAGTTTGATTTGAATGGCGAATACCCAGCCTTTTGCCTGTTTCTTTTGCAACTAAGAACGTGGCTGCAGTAGCCATGTGGCAGGGCTCTCTGGGACCACGGTGGTTCCAAAAAGAGACTGCATCTTCTCTTCACTGAGGGCCTTCACTGATGGTGTactggttttctgtttctgctgtaacaaatcaccacaaactagTGGCTTAACACAATTCTAATTTACTCTcttagttctggaggtcagaggtCTGGAATCAATCTCACTAGGCTAAAATCAAAGCGTCAGCATGGCCGGTTCCTCCTGGAGGTTCTGCGGGAGAatcagtttcctttccttttccagcttctaaagcCCACCTGCCATTGGCTCACGACCCCTTCCTCATGTCACATCAACCTCTTGCTTCCATCGTCCTCTTGCTTCCATCACCCTATGTCCAATTCTTCATTGTGACCTCCTACTTCTCTCTCACAGGGACACTTGCCCACCCAGATAACCCCCGATAATCACCCCATCTCAAGGTGCTtaacttaatcatatctgcaaagtcccttttgctatACAaggaaacattcattcatttcaggAATTAAGATGTGGACTTCTTTGGGGGACCATTATTCAGCCAACCACATATAGTATCACAAAACGTCCTAGACCGTCTCAGGATCCCAGCAGCCTAATACCTATGGCCAACTCTGACTTAGCTGTCGTTCCTGAATTTCTTTGGAACTGGCTGCTGCCTTGTAATTTTGTTAAGGTAAAATTCTGTCTTGCTTAGTGAGTTCCATTTTGCAAAGACTTTTCCATTACACAAAATTCCAGGTGGAAAAATACAACACTTCAATCCCATAAGAATGAAGAATGGAGAGCAGTTCTATGTTAACATTGCCACCGGTCAAGAGTGTAGGAGCTCCTTCAATCAACCCCTCAAGTCTGTGTGCCAAGTAACAGAGTACAGGATGTGGTTTCTGTCCTCCAACAGGTCCAAATGGGGGAAGATAAGCAAaccttggtaaaaaaaaaagttcccccTGCCTCACTGAGTGTCTACAACAGGAGCTCCATGAAGGAAGAGAGCCCATTTAGCTTGAGGAACCAGGGAAGGACTTTGTGGCAGAGGCAGAGCCTTGGAGGGTGCTTCGGTAGAGGGCAGCCAAAGGCTGACATTCTGCATCCCCCGTGGGAACAGCAGGCAATCAGAACAGTCCCAGGAAGTGTGGTGTTACACGTCACATTGCATTCCCAGAAAAGTGATGTGTAAGTCCTCACATCCAGCACCTCAGAATGagactgtggtagtttgaagtggTTTTGCACCCCCAGAAAATggcatgttcttttcatccattcctgtgggtgcagacctattgtaggtgggaccttttgcttaggttatttcaactgagtcatgacccacctcattcaaggtgggtcttaatcctcttaatggAGCCTTTtagaagaggataaaacacatacagaaactaagagatgaaattcagagaaacacccagagaagtttagagaaaaagccacagacagagaagccagaagctgaagcaatgaaatctgggagagaaggaccagaagatgtcaccatgcgcCTTGCTACCTGATggaggagcccaagctcaccagtaaccagtcttcagagaaagtattgtCCTATAGATGCTTTAATTTGGGGGCATTTTCAAGGCCTTGGaaatgtaaattgtaagttaataaatagccccattataaaagccaacccatttatggttattgcatttcatcagcttcagcaaactgaagaGTGACCTTACCTGGAGAAAGGGTCAATGCAGATGGACCCAGTTAAATTCAGATAAGGTCATATGAGAGTAGAGCAGGTGTCTTTTTAAGAAGAGGGGAAGAGGCAGACAGGAAAGAAGATGGCATTGTGATGATGGAGATAAAGACTAGAGCGCTGCAAACCAAGGAACACTGAGGATTTGCCAGGAAGGATTCCTCCCCACGGACAGTGGAGGGGGTGTGGCTTTGCAgatgccttctggcctccagaattgtgagaggatacatttctgttgttttaagccacacagTTTGTGGTATTGTGTTACAGCAGTCTTGGGACATAAAGACAGCAGAGAAAAATAAGGCGAGACCCTTGGAAGAGCAGAGTTTCTACTGTGCAACCGTGGGAAATCAGGTTGGGTAGAAGGGGAAAGTCAGAAGAGGGACATAGAACTATCTGATTTAGGAAGGGGTAAAGAGTCAAGCCTCTTATCAGGTCTTGAGCTGCAGAGTGGCAAGATGAAAACAGAATCCCCAGAAGGTGGTGGCAGAGGAAGACAGGAGGCTGGGCCTTGGAACACCGCCTGGGATGCCCTCAGGTAGAGACTCCCAAACCCTTGCCCTGGTCCTGCCTGGCTCTTAGCATCCCTtggtgtctcttttttttttacttcttcccaGAGCATGTTGTTCATCCTACACCTGGCTGGTACTTGCCAGCCATTCTTGACATTCGCTATCTGGTAGTGTCACTCCAATCTCTGACTCCACCTTCACATGGCATTTtcccctgtgtctgtctgtctgtcctctTTTTACAATGACActggtcatactggattaagggcccacccaactcatcatctcatcgtcaCTACTAATTTCCATCTGTGATGGCCCTGTTTCTGAACAAGGTTGTATTCTGAAGTAttgggagttaggacttgaacgtaTCATTTTGGGAGACACAACTGTACCAACCACATCTGCCATGCTTTAGTTTTCTTCATTGTGTCCAACGTTAGCTAACCTATGAtcgtgcgcacacacacatacacacacacacacacacacacacacacagacacat
This is a stretch of genomic DNA from Tamandua tetradactyla isolate mTamTet1 chromosome 4, mTamTet1.pri, whole genome shotgun sequence. It encodes these proteins:
- the C4H13orf42 gene encoding uncharacterized protein C13orf42 homolog, which gives rise to MFRKVHSIFHERKAAAEESLYYGAASPAVRLLRSSSVYVVGDHGEKFSESLKQYKSASSMDTSLYILQREEDRAWMHSRTQDCLQYLQELLALRKKYLSSFNHLKPSRTPGISSTSSKSSKGGKKAVIQATPKEIKNASSRKYLQFSADVAEAMAFFDSIIAELDTEKRPQAAETDPLNEDVDFEVATSSREHSLHSNWVLRAPRRHSEATAEQAVHSLHGQFQKSMERRTISTQRRLERHPIYLPKAVEGALSTLKFKPKACKTDLGSSRQFLFNFSGEDMEWDTELFAPEPLESPGEDYYETENPKGQWLLRERLWERAMP